In 'Nostoc azollae' 0708, the following are encoded in one genomic region:
- a CDS encoding UDP-N-acetylmuramoyl-L-alanyl-D-glutamate--2,6-diaminopimelate ligase, translated as MKLRELLAAVDGVEYPKTGDVEVDGIKTNSDDCGAGDLFIGIPGTRVDGGEFWQSALASGAVAAIVSPEAVQKNPPTPESLVISASNMNKACAQISAAFYGYPGQQLRMLGVTGTNGKTTTTHLIEYFLTKVNLPAALLGTLYTRWPGFSQTAAFTTPFAVDLQQRLAQAVDAGCEFGVMEVSSHALAQDRVFGCPFEVAVFTNLTQDHLDYHQDMEDYFGAKALLFSPDYLQGRAIINADDEYGQRLITGLSKERVWTYSVNNHHADLRMSDLNYQPIGVSGILHTPKGDVAFSSPLVGQYNLENLLAAVAAVLHLGLDLQLVANAISKFTGVPGRMERVQISHNKDVSVIVDYAHTPDSLGNLLKSVRAFIPGRIICVFGCGGDRDRTKRPKMGKIAAELADIAVVTSDNPRTEDPERIIEDILAGIPDTLQPMVICDRATAIRAAILEAKPGDGVLLAGKGHEDYQILGTEKIHFDDREQAREALQARISI; from the coding sequence ATGAAATTACGGGAATTATTAGCGGCTGTAGACGGTGTAGAATATCCAAAGACTGGGGATGTGGAAGTTGACGGTATTAAAACTAACTCCGATGATTGCGGTGCTGGAGATTTGTTTATTGGAATACCGGGAACAAGGGTTGATGGTGGAGAATTTTGGCAAAGTGCTTTAGCTTCTGGTGCGGTTGCGGCTATTGTCTCCCCTGAAGCTGTGCAGAAAAATCCCCCTACACCGGAATCTTTGGTAATTAGTGCCAGTAATATGAATAAAGCCTGCGCTCAAATTTCTGCGGCTTTTTACGGTTATCCTGGACAACAACTCAGAATGCTGGGTGTGACCGGCACGAATGGTAAAACTACAACTACCCATCTGATTGAATATTTTCTGACCAAGGTTAATTTGCCTGCTGCTTTGTTAGGAACTCTTTACACTCGCTGGCCTGGTTTTTCCCAAACTGCAGCTTTTACTACTCCTTTTGCGGTGGATTTGCAGCAGCGTTTAGCACAAGCTGTTGACGCTGGGTGTGAGTTTGGGGTGATGGAAGTCAGTTCCCATGCTTTAGCGCAGGATCGGGTTTTTGGTTGTCCCTTTGAGGTGGCTGTATTCACTAATCTTACCCAAGACCACCTTGACTATCACCAGGATATGGAGGACTATTTTGGGGCGAAGGCGTTGTTATTTAGCCCTGATTATCTCCAAGGACGGGCAATTATTAATGCTGATGATGAATATGGTCAACGGTTAATTACTGGGTTAAGTAAAGAAAGAGTTTGGACTTACAGCGTTAATAATCATCACGCAGATTTGCGGATGAGTGATTTAAATTATCAGCCAATTGGTGTCAGCGGGATTTTACATACTCCCAAGGGTGATGTGGCTTTTAGTTCTCCTTTGGTTGGACAATATAATTTAGAAAATCTTTTGGCTGCTGTTGCTGCTGTTTTACATCTGGGTTTAGATTTGCAATTGGTAGCAAATGCGATTTCTAAGTTTACTGGTGTTCCGGGAAGGATGGAACGGGTGCAAATCTCTCATAATAAGGATGTTAGCGTGATTGTGGATTATGCTCACACTCCTGATAGCCTGGGTAATTTACTGAAATCAGTTCGTGCTTTTATACCTGGAAGAATAATTTGTGTGTTTGGTTGTGGGGGCGATCGCGATCGCACAAAACGTCCGAAAATGGGTAAAATTGCGGCTGAACTTGCTGATATAGCTGTCGTGACATCCGATAATCCCCGCACTGAAGACCCAGAAAGGATTATAGAGGATATTTTGGCGGGTATTCCTGATACATTGCAACCAATGGTAATTTGCGATCGCGCTACGGCGATTCGTGCTGCTATCCTGGAAGCTAAACCCGGTGATGGTGTATTATTAGCAGGTAAAGGCCACGAAGATTATCAAATTCTGGGTACTGAAAAAATCCACTTTGATGACCGAGAACAAGCACGGGAAGCTCTACAGGCCAGAATCTCGATTTAA
- a CDS encoding photosystem I assembly protein Ycf3: MPRTQKNDNFVDKSFTVMADLILKLLPTNRKAKEAFVYYRDGMSAQAEGEYAEALDYYEEALTLEEDTNDRSYIFYNMGLIYASNGDHDKALEYYHQAVELNPRLPQALNNIAVIYHFKGEKAKEEGDNDAGEALFDQAADYWVRAIRMAPNNYIEAQNWLKTTRRSQIDVFF, from the coding sequence ATGCCAAGAACACAGAAAAATGATAACTTTGTTGACAAGTCCTTTACCGTTATGGCCGACTTAATCCTCAAACTGCTGCCAACCAACAGAAAAGCTAAGGAAGCATTTGTATATTATCGAGATGGGATGTCAGCCCAGGCAGAAGGTGAATATGCCGAAGCATTGGATTACTATGAAGAAGCCCTGACTCTAGAGGAAGATACCAACGACAGGAGTTATATATTCTACAATATGGGGTTGATTTATGCTAGTAATGGTGATCATGATAAAGCTTTAGAATACTATCACCAAGCTGTTGAATTGAATCCTCGTCTACCCCAAGCCTTAAATAACATCGCTGTGATTTATCACTTCAAAGGTGAAAAAGCCAAGGAAGAAGGAGATAACGACGCTGGAGAAGCACTGTTTGACCAAGCCGCAGATTATTGGGTGAGAGCAATTCGCATGGCTCCCAATAATTACATTGAAGCCCAAAACTGGTTAAAAACCACCAGGCGATCGCAAATTGACGTATTCTTTTAA
- the gatC gene encoding Asp-tRNA(Asn)/Glu-tRNA(Gln) amidotransferase subunit GatC — MIDREQVHKVANLARLELTPDEEEKFTTQLGTILEYIEQLSELDVTDVLPTTRAIDVSNITREDKLQPYPDIEAILRSSPEQEGEFFKVPKILNTD, encoded by the coding sequence ATGATAGATCGTGAACAAGTCCACAAAGTCGCTAATCTGGCTCGGTTAGAACTGACACCAGATGAAGAGGAAAAATTTACTACCCAACTCGGTACTATTTTGGAGTATATCGAGCAACTCAGTGAACTTGATGTCACTGATGTACTTCCTACAACCAGAGCAATTGATGTGAGTAATATAACACGAGAGGATAAATTACAACCCTATCCTGATATAGAAGCTATCCTTCGCAGCTCACCTGAACAGGAAGGTGAATTTTTCAAAGTTCCTAAAATACTCAACACTGACTAA
- a CDS encoding SAM hydrolase/SAM-dependent halogenase family protein: MIRSKILTLLSDFGDKDVYVGVMKGVIAQINPYLILIDLTHQIPAQNIAAARFCLMNAYDYFPKGTVHLAVVDPGVGSQRRAIALKLEQGYLVGPDNGIFSGITSKNQIITAIELTNPNFWRTSEPSSTFNGIDIFAPVAAHLGNGVSLQELGTEINPETVVMDIGECWETTNGVTGYIQYIDHFGNLVSNIPASYVKDKNWCVQIAGLTILGCAAYSDVEIGEALALVGSHGWVEIAINSGNAQIKLQVNWQDGLEVLFLQSC; the protein is encoded by the coding sequence ATGATTAGATCAAAAATCCTGACTTTATTGAGCGATTTTGGCGATAAGGATGTATATGTAGGGGTAATGAAGGGAGTAATTGCTCAGATTAACCCATATTTGATCTTAATAGATTTAACGCACCAAATTCCAGCGCAAAATATCGCCGCAGCTAGGTTTTGCTTGATGAATGCCTATGATTATTTTCCCAAGGGTACGGTACATTTAGCCGTAGTAGATCCGGGGGTAGGTAGTCAAAGGAGAGCGATTGCCCTAAAATTAGAACAAGGCTATCTTGTCGGACCCGATAACGGCATTTTTAGCGGCATAACCAGCAAAAATCAGATTATTACAGCAATAGAACTTACAAATCCTAACTTTTGGCGCACATCCGAACCTAGCAGCACATTTAATGGAATAGATATCTTTGCACCAGTAGCAGCGCATCTAGGAAACGGTGTTTCTCTGCAAGAATTAGGTACAGAAATCAATCCCGAAACTGTGGTAATGGATATTGGCGAATGTTGGGAAACGACAAACGGTGTAACGGGTTATATCCAATATATAGATCACTTTGGCAACCTAGTCAGCAACATTCCCGCAAGTTATGTAAAAGATAAAAACTGGTGTGTGCAAATAGCGGGTTTGACCATACTAGGATGTGCAGCTTATAGTGATGTGGAAATTGGTGAAGCCCTAGCCTTAGTTGGTAGTCACGGTTGGGTAGAAATTGCGATTAATAGCGGTAATGCACAGATAAAATTACAAGTTAATTGGCAAGATGGGTTAGAAGTCTTGTTTTTGCAGTCTTGCTAA
- a CDS encoding DDE transposase family protein yields the protein MPTFEVLGLYFGIYKTEAKEIFNYWLEILRNVFPASLLKQLEKHNSDYAMAIELLTEFHLIVDSMEQP from the coding sequence ATGCCAACATTTGAGGTTTTAGGTTTGTATTTCGGTATATACAAAACAGAAGCAAAGGAGATATTTAATTACTGGCTAGAGATATTACGAAATGTTTTCCCTGCTAGTCTCCTTAAACAGCTAGAAAAACATAATAGCGATTATGCCATGGCGATAGAACTATTGACGGAGTTTCACTTAATAGTGGACAGTATGGAACAGCCATGA
- a CDS encoding transposase family protein → MFEGDKAYQGGKNISTPYKKPRKGELTSEQKAGNKEFSTKGIVIEQVIRLVEIFRVPQQRFPLNSPIYSQVILTICGLVILGIGSLVLPIS, encoded by the coding sequence ATGTTTGAAGGAGATAAAGCATATCAAGGAGGAAAGAATATTAGCACACCTTATAAGAAACCACGTAAAGGAGAATTAACCTCAGAACAAAAGGCAGGAAACAAAGAGTTTTCCACCAAGGGTATTGTTATTGAACAGGTCATTAGACTTGTAGAAATATTCCGGGTACCTCAACAAAGATTTCCCCTGAATTCCCCAATTTACTCACAAGTAATTCTTACTATTTGTGGTTTAGTCATATTAGGAATTGGTTCATTAGTTTTGCCCATTTCATAA
- a CDS encoding DUF2301 domain-containing membrane protein → MTTQILSVPEVYQGQFGDFTITKSDRTGVIIYRTGLIIAAISFALASGLALFYPHEATAIQAITPLYTCFSLALGVSLLTIHIYMKLLHQILQLFWIIGSITAFILGHFDSQPFAITVYNQPLTLFGIGFTFAALTGIFFKEGFCFNRLETKILTPLVPLLLLGHLAGTLSTQSEEILLGIWVIFFLIFALRKTVQKIPTDIGDKSVFDYLKNQGLANG, encoded by the coding sequence ATGACTACACAAATATTATCTGTACCAGAAGTATATCAAGGACAGTTTGGCGATTTTACAATTACGAAGAGCGATCGCACAGGTGTTATCATCTATCGTACAGGTTTAATAATAGCAGCAATTAGTTTTGCGCTCGCCAGCGGGTTAGCTTTATTTTATCCTCATGAAGCTACTGCTATTCAAGCCATTACTCCTCTTTACACCTGTTTTAGTTTAGCGTTGGGAGTGAGTTTATTAACTATTCATATATATATGAAATTGCTGCACCAAATATTACAGCTTTTCTGGATAATTGGTAGTATTACTGCCTTTATTCTTGGACATTTTGACAGTCAACCTTTTGCGATTACTGTTTATAATCAACCACTAACTTTATTTGGAATAGGTTTTACCTTTGCAGCATTAACAGGTATTTTCTTTAAAGAAGGATTTTGCTTCAATCGGTTAGAAACTAAAATTCTAACTCCCCTTGTTCCCTTACTTTTGTTAGGACATTTAGCAGGAACTTTATCAACTCAATCAGAAGAGATTTTATTAGGAATTTGGGTAATTTTCTTTTTAATCTTTGCACTGCGGAAAACAGTTCAGAAAATCCCCACAGATATTGGTGATAAATCTGTGTTTGATTATTTGAAAAATCAAGGGTTAGCGAATGGTTAG
- a CDS encoding serine hydrolase, which produces MSESSDNLIAVSLREAQRRRPRQVQKTAQKPVKNQQPTETRTETVALTRLNNHISNPALPSGGQRPPSRIVMPVAVKPIPKPKAKMPQRAVGKLKTVPVQKKGKPKINRRPSRKTQLKPMARTILYTLRLLIVGVGIGAIVGTLLSVLDPANRIPKTAAPRSGTNVTQSNPNNQVSAFGLYLSQEIIPLTTTVQNLARPYPNLIPGVFMVDLDTGAYVDINSNASFPAASTIKIPILITFFQDVDAGKIRLDEMLTLQKEMISEGSGSLRTQAVGSQYTALDIATKMITISDNTATNMLVTRLGGQEVLNERFRSWGLATTMIRNPLPDLQGTNTISPRELGDLIAKVNQGNLVSMRSRDLMLDIMRRTERDNLLPSGLGQGARAYHKTGDIGSMLGDAGLIDIPTGKRYIAAVMVQRPNNDPSAEKLISSISSAAYQHFSQTTVTPRTPTNNSPRTNFQPPVQPIQPVQPFIQPQLMSPTVPNGMVNNAPMGTYQAPVMTPQYYPPQ; this is translated from the coding sequence GTGTCAGAATCAAGTGACAACCTAATAGCTGTCTCACTACGAGAAGCACAGCGTCGTCGTCCACGCCAAGTCCAAAAGACAGCACAAAAGCCAGTTAAGAACCAGCAACCAACTGAAACCAGAACAGAAACTGTGGCCTTAACACGCCTAAATAATCATATCAGTAACCCTGCTTTACCATCTGGGGGGCAAAGACCACCCTCCAGAATAGTGATGCCGGTGGCAGTTAAACCCATCCCTAAACCCAAGGCTAAGATGCCACAACGGGCGGTGGGGAAGCTCAAGACAGTGCCTGTCCAAAAGAAGGGAAAGCCGAAAATAAATAGGCGACCATCGCGCAAAACCCAGTTAAAGCCGATGGCGAGAACCATACTATATACGCTGCGTTTATTGATTGTTGGAGTTGGTATAGGTGCTATTGTCGGTACGCTGTTGTCAGTTTTAGATCCTGCTAATCGCATTCCTAAAACTGCTGCGCCTCGATCTGGGACTAATGTTACCCAATCTAATCCTAATAACCAAGTTTCTGCTTTTGGTTTATACCTATCCCAAGAAATTATTCCTTTAACAACCACTGTACAAAATCTGGCAAGACCATACCCAAATCTGATTCCTGGGGTGTTTATGGTGGATTTAGATACAGGTGCTTATGTAGATATTAATAGTAATGCTAGTTTTCCTGCGGCCAGTACAATTAAGATTCCCATTCTGATTACATTTTTCCAAGATGTGGATGCGGGAAAAATTCGCCTGGATGAAATGTTAACTCTGCAAAAAGAGATGATTTCAGAGGGTTCGGGCAGTTTACGCACCCAAGCTGTAGGTAGTCAATATACGGCGCTGGATATTGCCACCAAAATGATTACTATCAGTGATAACACGGCAACAAATATGCTCGTTACTCGACTGGGAGGCCAGGAGGTATTAAATGAGCGTTTTCGTAGTTGGGGATTAGCAACGACAATGATTCGTAATCCACTGCCAGATTTACAAGGCACAAATACAATCTCACCCAGAGAATTGGGGGATTTGATTGCTAAGGTAAATCAGGGTAATTTAGTGAGTATGCGATCGCGTGATTTAATGTTGGATATTATGCGTCGCACAGAACGAGATAATCTCCTACCGTCTGGCTTAGGACAAGGCGCTAGAGCATATCATAAAACTGGTGATATTGGGTCCATGTTGGGAGATGCTGGTTTAATTGATATCCCCACAGGTAAGCGTTATATAGCTGCTGTCATGGTACAACGTCCCAATAATGATCCCAGTGCAGAAAAACTGATTAGTTCCATTTCTAGTGCTGCTTACCAACACTTTAGCCAAACTACTGTCACACCCCGCACTCCTACAAATAATTCACCGAGAACTAATTTTCAGCCACCCGTTCAGCCTATTCAGCCTGTTCAACCATTCATTCAACCCCAGTTGATGAGTCCCACCGTACCAAATGGAATGGTTAACAATGCCCCTATGGGTACTTATCAAGCCCCTGTAATGACACCACAATATTACCCCCCACAGTAA
- a CDS encoding RNA methyltransferase encodes MGSAGIRIVLVEPAGPLNLGSIARVMKNFGLDNLVLVNPQCDHLSFDALKMAVHAKEILESAVIFPTLPEALQGCVRVIATIGRDYSGHIPLESPRTSLPWLLEETEKPVALIFGREDRGLSNEELNYAHKLIFIPTNPQYPSLNLATAVSICCYELSQYELSQLAKIFTTPKPPTTEMAPVDMLEPYYQELESLLLFIGYLYPHTAASRMEKFRHLYNRAHIQTTEVAMLRGILRQIEWAIRNS; translated from the coding sequence ATGGGTTCGGCTGGAATTAGAATTGTGTTGGTAGAACCAGCAGGACCGTTAAATTTAGGCTCAATTGCTAGGGTAATGAAAAATTTTGGTTTAGATAACCTAGTGTTAGTTAACCCGCAGTGCGATCACTTATCCTTTGATGCCTTAAAAATGGCTGTTCATGCCAAAGAGATATTAGAATCTGCGGTGATATTTCCTACATTACCAGAAGCATTGCAAGGATGTGTGCGTGTGATTGCTACCATTGGCCGTGATTACAGTGGACACATACCCCTAGAGTCCCCTCGCACCTCCCTACCCTGGTTATTAGAAGAAACAGAAAAGCCAGTAGCCTTAATTTTTGGCAGAGAAGATAGGGGCTTAAGCAATGAAGAATTAAATTATGCCCACAAATTAATTTTTATTCCCACCAATCCACAATATCCATCTCTTAACTTAGCTACAGCCGTGTCCATCTGTTGTTACGAACTATCACAATACGAACTATCACAATTAGCAAAAATATTTACAACTCCCAAACCACCAACAACCGAAATGGCACCCGTGGATATGCTAGAACCTTACTATCAGGAATTAGAATCCTTACTATTATTCATAGGCTATCTTTATCCTCATACAGCAGCCAGTAGAATGGAAAAGTTTCGCCATCTATATAATCGCGCTCATATTCAGACCACCGAAGTAGCCATGCTGCGCGGAATTTTGCGACAAATAGAATGGGCAATTCGTAATTCTTAA
- a CDS encoding response regulator has translation MSQQQTSEFLANILVVDDNPVNLVILSKVLSKYGYKVRSAPDGEMALKSVEAKLPDLILLDIMMSDMNGYEVCNRLKTNEKTRDIPVIFISALEEPLDKVKAFTLGGADYIAKPFQTQEVIARVENQLRIRRLQNQLVEQNEQLLQKTQALADFSSSLKQLHRINMTDFHHVDDLFLDYLDTGCKVLRFSAGAVGKINHQTYSFLAVKSEFESLVPGLEINLSDAYCRKVVEQEKTVTFQNVGTIEEMCCHPLYQRLKIESYIGTPIWVDGKIYGALCFFSTTARFDKFENHEQEIIELMAQSIGKFISTQQIEIKRQQAEEKLRKSEERWQLAIQASQDGIYDFNLQTAEVFYSARWKEILGYQDQEISNNIEEWTKRIHPDDLKLVIQTNSNHLNREIPFLMQEYRLQCKDGIYKWILERGQALWDENGKPTRFICSHTDISDRKRQETALQLIVEGTASTTGNEFFRSLVRYLAEVLQVRYAFVTRFTDPAKTKVLTLAYWKGEDFGEDFEYKIEGTPCKQIFSEDIVYYSHNIRSWFPDHEHLAELEVESYLAIALNDSAGNVLGHLKVLDTKSMVKTQNTELILRIFAARAGAELERQLFEHALQENIEQQRATLRVVEKMRQTLDIAQIFRTTTEELQELLKCDRVVIYRFHPDWSGEFVAESVNSGWIKLWHEPNNPAQNHPQFQANINFPQECTVENFDRRKVDRTAETTQIEDKNYLQDSHFQNPKGSIYNDLPNFRAVEDIYYTAGFNDCYQQLLEKIQARAYTIVPIFNSGKLWGLLAVYQHSGPRQWKPNEINLVINISNQLGIALYQAELFAQIQQQSLELEKARDAAESANRAKSEFLANMSHELRTPLNAIMGFTQVMSRDISLNQEHQSHLDIINRSGQHLLELINDVLEMSKIEAGRIKLNTSSFDLYYLLTNLEDLLRLKADFKELTLIFDCAQDVPQYITSDEVKLRQVLLNLLGNAIKFTQKGKVTLRVRKINNKDYGDPISTSLLFEVEDTGTGIAPEDIKQLFTPFVQARNTDAHEGTGLGLTISQKFVKLMQGEITVESVVGQGSTFRFNIQVDGAENVNIPNQLPKNRVIHIAPDEPAYRLLIVENQWESQQFLAELLVPLGFEVYTAENGQEGVELWQRCQPHLIFMDIQMPVMNGYEATQKIRAMEMNNLTDILQPTKIIALTASAFEEQRTYILSIGCDDFICKPFREEFLLNKLAEHLGIKYIYAETIKDIGAKDEDCSSFILSPSSLQVMPDEWISQLIQAASRCSKRQTMGLIDKIPEPQANLAQALTELVNKFLFERIVQLCLEYSPKHIE, from the coding sequence ATGAGCCAGCAGCAAACCTCGGAATTCTTAGCAAATATCTTGGTGGTTGATGATAATCCCGTCAATCTAGTTATATTATCCAAGGTACTTTCCAAGTATGGTTATAAAGTGCGATCTGCACCAGATGGTGAAATGGCATTAAAATCAGTTGAAGCTAAGTTGCCTGATCTCATTTTGCTGGATATTATGATGAGCGATATGAATGGCTATGAAGTCTGCAACAGGCTCAAAACAAATGAAAAAACCCGTGATATACCTGTAATTTTTATTAGTGCTCTAGAAGAGCCTTTAGATAAAGTAAAAGCATTTACTTTAGGTGGGGCTGATTATATTGCTAAACCGTTTCAAACTCAAGAAGTAATTGCCAGGGTAGAAAATCAACTACGGATTCGTAGGTTACAAAATCAGTTAGTTGAACAGAATGAACAGTTACTGCAAAAAACTCAAGCACTTGCTGATTTCAGTTCTAGCCTCAAGCAGTTACATCGGATCAATATGACTGATTTTCATCATGTTGATGACCTTTTTTTAGATTATTTAGATACAGGTTGTAAAGTCCTGCGTTTTTCAGCAGGAGCAGTTGGTAAAATTAATCATCAAACTTATTCATTCTTAGCTGTTAAATCGGAGTTTGAGTCATTAGTTCCTGGATTAGAAATCAATCTCTCAGATGCTTATTGTAGAAAAGTAGTTGAGCAAGAAAAAACAGTTACATTCCAAAATGTAGGAACAATAGAAGAGATGTGTTGTCATCCACTCTACCAAAGGCTGAAAATAGAATCTTACATTGGCACTCCTATCTGGGTAGATGGAAAAATTTATGGTGCACTTTGCTTTTTTTCGACGACTGCCAGATTTGATAAGTTTGAGAATCACGAACAAGAAATTATTGAGTTGATGGCTCAAAGCATTGGTAAGTTTATCAGCACGCAGCAAATAGAGATTAAACGCCAACAGGCAGAGGAAAAATTAAGAAAAAGTGAAGAACGCTGGCAACTAGCAATTCAAGCCAGTCAAGATGGAATTTATGATTTTAACTTACAAACAGCTGAGGTTTTTTATTCTGCTCGCTGGAAGGAAATACTGGGCTATCAAGATCAAGAAATTTCTAATAATATTGAGGAATGGACTAAACGTATTCATCCAGATGATTTGAAGTTGGTGATCCAAACAAATTCTAATCATCTCAATCGGGAAATTCCTTTTCTGATGCAAGAATATCGCCTACAATGCAAAGATGGTATTTATAAATGGATTTTAGAGCGTGGTCAGGCGCTGTGGGATGAAAATGGTAAACCGACGAGATTTATTTGTTCTCATACAGATATTAGCGATCGCAAACGTCAGGAAACAGCCTTACAACTAATTGTGGAAGGTACAGCTTCGACAACAGGAAATGAGTTTTTTCGTTCACTAGTGCGTTATTTAGCAGAAGTTTTACAAGTTCGCTATGCTTTTGTCACCAGATTTACAGATCCAGCAAAAACCAAGGTTCTTACCTTGGCATACTGGAAAGGAGAAGACTTTGGTGAGGACTTTGAGTACAAGATAGAAGGAACTCCTTGTAAACAGATATTTTCTGAAGACATCGTCTATTATTCCCATAATATTCGGTCTTGGTTTCCAGACCATGAACATTTAGCAGAATTAGAAGTAGAAAGCTATTTAGCGATCGCTCTCAATGATTCAGCGGGAAATGTTCTAGGACACTTGAAAGTTTTGGACACCAAATCAATGGTGAAAACCCAGAACACAGAACTTATTTTAAGAATTTTTGCAGCTCGCGCAGGTGCAGAACTAGAGAGGCAATTATTTGAACATGCATTGCAAGAAAATATAGAACAACAAAGAGCAACATTGCGCGTAGTGGAAAAGATGCGTCAGACCTTGGATATTGCCCAGATTTTCCGCACCACAACGGAAGAATTACAAGAGCTATTAAAATGCGATCGCGTTGTTATTTATCGCTTCCATCCTGACTGGAGTGGAGAATTTGTTGCTGAGTCTGTCAACAGTGGATGGATTAAACTCTGGCATGAACCAAATAATCCAGCGCAAAATCACCCCCAATTCCAAGCAAATATCAATTTCCCTCAGGAATGTACCGTTGAAAATTTTGACAGAAGAAAAGTTGATAGAACAGCCGAAACTACTCAAATTGAGGATAAAAACTATTTACAAGATTCTCATTTCCAAAATCCCAAAGGAAGCATCTACAATGACTTACCAAATTTTCGTGCTGTAGAAGACATATATTATACAGCCGGATTTAACGATTGTTATCAGCAACTTTTAGAAAAAATTCAAGCCAGAGCCTATACTATTGTACCAATTTTTAACTCTGGTAAATTATGGGGATTATTAGCAGTTTATCAACATTCTGGTCCTCGACAGTGGAAACCAAATGAAATTAATCTGGTTATAAATATTAGTAATCAGTTAGGAATTGCCCTCTATCAAGCAGAATTATTTGCTCAAATTCAACAACAGTCCCTAGAACTAGAAAAAGCAAGAGACGCAGCCGAATCAGCGAACCGGGCTAAAAGTGAATTTCTAGCCAATATGAGCCATGAATTAAGGACTCCCTTAAATGCCATCATGGGCTTTACTCAAGTTATGAGTCGCGATATTTCCCTCAATCAAGAACATCAATCACATCTCGATATCATTAACCGCAGTGGTCAACACCTTTTAGAACTAATTAATGATGTATTAGAAATGTCCAAGATTGAAGCAGGTAGAATCAAGCTAAATACCAGTAGTTTTGATTTATATTATCTACTCACTAATCTGGAAGATTTATTGCGGCTAAAAGCTGATTTTAAAGAACTAACACTCATTTTTGATTGCGCCCAGGATGTACCCCAATACATCACCAGCGATGAAGTCAAATTACGCCAAGTTTTACTAAATCTGCTGGGAAATGCGATTAAATTTACCCAAAAAGGAAAAGTAACACTGCGTGTCAGAAAAATAAACAACAAAGATTATGGAGATCCAATTTCTACATCCTTGCTGTTTGAGGTAGAAGACACCGGAACAGGCATTGCACCAGAGGATATAAAACAATTATTTACCCCTTTTGTTCAAGCCAGAAACACTGATGCCCATGAAGGAACAGGACTAGGATTAACTATTAGTCAGAAATTTGTCAAATTAATGCAAGGTGAAATTACAGTTGAGAGCGTTGTAGGCCAGGGAAGCACATTTCGGTTTAATATCCAGGTAGATGGGGCTGAAAATGTTAATATTCCTAACCAACTGCCCAAAAATCGAGTCATTCACATTGCACCTGATGAACCAGCTTATCGGTTATTAATTGTAGAAAACCAGTGGGAGAGTCAACAATTTTTAGCAGAATTGCTTGTGCCATTAGGATTTGAAGTATACACAGCCGAAAATGGTCAAGAAGGTGTGGAATTATGGCAGCGCTGCCAACCCCATCTAATATTCATGGATATACAAATGCCTGTCATGAATGGTTACGAAGCTACACAAAAGATTCGAGCTATGGAAATGAATAATTTAACTGATATTTTACAACCAACAAAAATTATTGCGTTAACTGCTAGTGCTTTTGAAGAACAGCGGACTTATATTCTATCTATAGGTTGTGATGATTTTATTTGTAAGCCTTTTAGAGAGGAATTTCTGTTGAATAAGCTGGCTGAACATTTAGGAATCAAATATATATACGCAGAAACAATTAAAGATATTGGTGCAAAAGATGAAGATTGTTCATCTTTTATTCTTTCTCCTTCATCTTTACAAGTGATGCCTGATGAATGGATTTCCCAATTAATTCAAGCTGCTAGTAGATGTAGCAAACGTCAAACAATGGGCTTGATAGATAAAATTCCTGAACCACAAGCAAATCTAGCGCAAGCATTAACAGAGTTGGTCAATAAATTTCTCTTTGAGAGGATTGTGCAGTTATGTTTGGAGTATTCGCCAAAACATATAGAATGA